In Gordonia phthalatica, one genomic interval encodes:
- a CDS encoding DUF4261 domain-containing protein, producing the protein MVPLLVSLFQSRRDPALTVQRLFEQIQADWGEALDEEFDSMRPETPEETAGPKKLVEAMGFRFDDRRVVVAAFGIPFGFDPEVAAEASPHWDQGLHLPDIDGPSYTVTVLPNPDAGDDEDEFYTADDRDVLGEAILISRVVASIQACTDTVTAVFAHPSDMLIPPDVYRESALNAAPGLPLTTWVDFLVADESGTTSGETIGMTDLRLYDIEIPESRMPAEAVVRVLADTAVLQYEEGPIIEDGMTLESEYGDFQAAIVPSKYDPDFWVLQLTAPVLANRAQRRAAARRAKRR; encoded by the coding sequence GTGGTACCTCTGCTCGTCTCACTGTTCCAGTCCAGGCGCGATCCCGCTCTCACCGTGCAGCGACTGTTCGAACAGATCCAAGCAGACTGGGGCGAGGCCCTGGACGAAGAGTTCGACTCGATGCGCCCGGAGACGCCCGAGGAGACCGCCGGGCCGAAGAAGCTCGTCGAGGCGATGGGGTTCCGGTTCGACGATCGGCGGGTGGTCGTCGCAGCCTTCGGCATCCCCTTCGGGTTCGACCCGGAGGTCGCAGCGGAGGCGAGCCCCCACTGGGATCAGGGGCTGCACCTGCCGGACATCGACGGGCCGTCGTACACCGTGACCGTGCTGCCGAACCCCGACGCTGGCGATGACGAGGACGAGTTCTACACCGCCGACGACCGCGACGTCCTCGGCGAGGCGATCCTGATCTCCCGCGTGGTCGCGTCGATTCAGGCGTGCACGGACACGGTGACCGCGGTGTTCGCGCATCCGTCGGACATGCTGATTCCGCCTGACGTGTATCGCGAGTCCGCGTTGAACGCCGCGCCCGGGCTGCCGCTGACGACGTGGGTCGACTTCCTGGTCGCGGACGAGAGCGGCACGACGTCGGGCGAGACGATCGGCATGACCGACCTGAGGCTGTACGACATCGAGATCCCCGAGAGCCGGATGCCCGCGGAGGCGGTGGTGCGGGTCCTCGCCGACACGGCAGTCCTGCAGTACGAGGAGGGCCCGATCATCGAGGACGGCATGACGCTCGAGAGCGAGTACGGCGACTTCCAGGCCGCGATCGTGCCGTCGAAGTACGATCCCGACTTCTGGGTGCTCCAGCTGACGGCGCCGGTCCTGGCCAATCGGGCGCAGCGTCGGGCCGCAGCGAGGCGAGCGAAAAGACGATGA